One Mycolicibacterium sarraceniae genomic window carries:
- a CDS encoding ABC transporter permease has product MNFLHQALAYIFTAANWAGKAGLGMRILEHLQYTAVAVVFSALIAIPVGLLIGHTGRGTFLVVTGVNALRALPTLGVLLLGVLLWGLGLLPPTVALMLLGIPPLLAGTYAGIANVDPAVKDAARSMGMTETRVLLRVEVPNALPLILGGLRTATLQVVATATVAAYASLGGLGRYLIDGIKVRQFYLALVGALLVTLLALVLDGLLALAVWASVPGSGRFRRMPQPLLDDGVSFDAHAPASRKSRSSPPGYERSAPSHTVDG; this is encoded by the coding sequence ATGAACTTCCTGCATCAGGCGCTCGCCTATATCTTCACCGCCGCCAACTGGGCGGGGAAGGCCGGTCTGGGGATGCGCATCCTCGAGCACCTGCAGTACACCGCCGTGGCCGTCGTCTTCTCCGCACTAATCGCCATTCCGGTGGGGTTGCTGATCGGGCACACCGGACGCGGCACCTTCCTGGTCGTGACCGGAGTCAACGCGCTGCGCGCACTGCCCACGCTGGGCGTGCTGCTGCTCGGCGTGCTGCTGTGGGGGTTGGGGCTGCTGCCACCGACCGTCGCGCTCATGCTGCTGGGCATCCCGCCACTACTGGCGGGCACCTACGCCGGGATCGCCAACGTCGATCCGGCGGTGAAGGACGCTGCCCGATCGATGGGTATGACCGAGACGCGAGTTTTGCTGCGCGTCGAGGTGCCCAATGCGCTGCCGCTGATTCTGGGCGGGCTGCGCACGGCGACCCTTCAGGTGGTCGCGACCGCGACGGTGGCCGCTTACGCCAGCCTGGGCGGGCTCGGACGCTACCTGATCGACGGAATCAAGGTCCGCCAGTTTTATCTGGCGCTGGTGGGTGCGTTGTTGGTGACGCTGTTGGCGCTGGTGCTCGACGGGCTGCTGGCGCTGGCGGTGTGGGCGTCGGTACCGGGCAGCGGGCGCTTCCGGCGGATGCCGCAACCGCTGCTCGATGACGGTGTGAGTTTCGATGCGCACGCACCCGCATCACGGAAGAGTCGCAGTTCGCCACCTGGTTACGAACGGAGTGCCCCGTCGCATACGGTAGACGGGTGA
- a CDS encoding RNA polymerase-binding protein RbpA has translation MANRIMRGSRLGSVSYETDRKDNLAPRSIARYRTANGEEFDVPFADDAEIPGTWQCRNGMEGTVIAGRPAAEPKTVKAPRTPWDMLLERRTIEELEELLQERLALIKSRRGR, from the coding sequence ATGGCTAATCGCATCATGAGGGGCAGTCGACTCGGCTCGGTGAGTTACGAGACCGATCGGAAAGATAATCTGGCACCGCGTTCGATCGCGCGTTATCGCACCGCGAACGGCGAAGAGTTCGACGTACCCTTCGCCGACGACGCGGAGATCCCCGGCACCTGGCAATGCCGCAATGGGATGGAGGGGACCGTCATTGCGGGCCGCCCTGCAGCCGAGCCCAAAACGGTCAAGGCGCCGCGCACCCCCTGGGACATGCTGCTGGAACGGCGCACGATCGAAGAGCTCGAGGAACTGCTCCAGGAACGTCTCGCGCTGATCAAGTCACGGCGCGGCAGGTAG
- a CDS encoding putative glycolipid-binding domain-containing protein, translating to MSAANDATESAWPAILTWRAHDDSRMESTRVQLSGNRIKAYGRIVAAAAATNPAFSASYDLVTDESGATKRLSLSVTHAERDRQLSIARDEENMWLITDHQGQTRAAYEGALDVDVVFSPFFNALPIRRTGLYRRTDSVNLPVAYVSLPDLTVKQASISYNSLGPDSGEGIKLHSPVAQTTITVDNDGFILDYPGLAKRI from the coding sequence GTGAGTGCAGCCAACGACGCGACAGAAAGCGCCTGGCCGGCCATCCTGACCTGGCGTGCGCACGACGATTCGCGGATGGAGTCGACCCGGGTCCAGCTATCGGGCAACCGGATCAAAGCTTATGGCCGCATCGTCGCCGCGGCCGCCGCAACCAATCCGGCGTTCAGCGCGTCCTACGACCTGGTGACCGACGAGTCCGGCGCCACCAAACGGCTGTCGTTGAGCGTGACCCATGCCGAGCGGGACCGGCAGCTGTCGATCGCCCGCGACGAAGAGAACATGTGGCTTATCACCGACCACCAGGGCCAGACGCGGGCCGCCTACGAAGGTGCCCTCGATGTCGACGTCGTTTTCAGCCCGTTCTTCAACGCGCTACCGATCCGGCGCACCGGCCTGTACCGGCGAACCGATTCGGTGAATCTGCCTGTGGCCTACGTGAGTTTGCCCGACCTGACCGTCAAGCAGGCGTCGATCAGTTACAACAGTCTCGGTCCGGACAGCGGCGAAGGAATCAAGCTGCACTCGCCGGTCGCGCAGACCACGATCACCGTCGACAACGACGGGTTCATTCTCGATTACCCAGGCTTGGCAAAGCGGATCTGA
- a CDS encoding prephenate dehydrogenase — MCILGLGLIGGSLLRAAVAAGREAFGYNRSVDGAQGARFDGFAATTDLTEALRWAADRDALIVLAVPMPAVPVLLGHIKDVAADCPLTDVISVKGAVLDEVRKAGLLDRYVGGHPMAGTAHSGWAAGDARLFADAPWVLGVDEHVDAGVWVQAMDLALDCHAFVVPAKSDEHDAAAASISHLPHLLAETLAVTAGEVPLAFALAAGSFRDGTRVAGTAPDLVRAMCEANTDQLLPALDRALELLHQARASLAEKTSVAELVEDGHAARVRYDSFSRPQIMTIAIGEENWRHELAAAGRAGGVIRSALPSLGNRE, encoded by the coding sequence GTGTGCATCCTCGGGCTCGGGCTGATCGGCGGTTCACTCCTGCGCGCGGCGGTCGCCGCCGGGCGTGAAGCGTTCGGTTACAACCGGTCCGTCGACGGCGCCCAGGGCGCCCGGTTCGACGGTTTCGCCGCCACCACCGATCTCACCGAAGCCCTGCGCTGGGCCGCCGACCGCGACGCGCTGATCGTCCTGGCCGTCCCGATGCCTGCGGTGCCCGTGCTGCTCGGCCACATCAAGGACGTCGCCGCCGACTGCCCGCTGACCGATGTCATCAGCGTCAAGGGTGCCGTCCTCGACGAGGTGCGTAAGGCCGGGCTCCTGGACCGCTACGTCGGCGGCCACCCGATGGCCGGCACCGCCCACTCGGGCTGGGCCGCAGGCGACGCACGGCTGTTCGCCGATGCCCCGTGGGTACTCGGCGTCGACGAACACGTCGATGCGGGGGTGTGGGTGCAGGCGATGGACCTGGCCCTGGATTGCCACGCCTTCGTCGTCCCCGCCAAGTCAGACGAGCACGACGCGGCCGCGGCGAGCATCTCGCACCTGCCCCACCTACTCGCCGAAACACTGGCGGTGACGGCAGGTGAGGTACCTCTGGCGTTCGCCCTGGCGGCCGGCTCGTTCCGCGACGGCACACGGGTAGCCGGCACCGCCCCCGATCTGGTTCGGGCGATGTGCGAGGCAAACACAGACCAACTGCTACCTGCCCTGGATCGCGCCCTGGAGCTGCTACATCAGGCCCGCGCATCGCTGGCTGAGAAGACGTCGGTGGCCGAGTTGGTTGAGGACGGCCACGCCGCCCGGGTCCGTTACGACAGCTTCTCGCGCCCGCAGATCATGACCATCGCCATCGGCGAGGAGAACTGGCGCCACGAGCTGGCCGCCGCCGGCCGGGCCGGCGGGGTGATCAGATCCGCTTTGCCAAGCCTGGGTAATCGAGAATGA
- a CDS encoding cytochrome P450, whose product MTAPAEPQALLLKLLDPAIRADPYPVYRQILEGGPMQMPESTLHVLSSFADCDDVLRHPDSCSDRMKSTAAQQAVAEGQDIRPFGAPGFLFLDPPDHTRLRRLVSKAFSPRVVKALEPDITGFVDGLLDKVADSDHFDVIEALAHPLPVAVICRLLGVPIEDEPQFSSASTLLAQGLDPFVTFTGETQGLEQRLEAGLWLRDYLRELLEQRRAQPADDLMSALISVEESGDQLTEEEIIATCNLLLIAGHETTVNLIANAILAMLRNRERWTALGTDSSRAGAIIEETLRYDPPVQLVSRVAGADMTIGDISPGGQERSDRGIIKVPKGDIMMLLLAAAHRDPAAVDRPDEFDPTRGSIRHLAFGHGAHFCLGAPLARMEAAVALSAVTKRFPDARLAEEPVYKPHVTLRGMARLDVVV is encoded by the coding sequence ATGACTGCTCCCGCCGAGCCGCAGGCACTCCTGCTGAAACTGCTTGATCCTGCGATCCGGGCCGACCCCTACCCGGTGTATCGGCAGATCCTCGAGGGTGGCCCGATGCAGATGCCCGAGTCCACGCTGCACGTGCTGTCCAGCTTCGCCGATTGCGACGACGTGTTGCGCCACCCCGACTCGTGCAGCGACCGGATGAAGTCCACCGCCGCCCAGCAGGCCGTCGCCGAGGGCCAGGACATCCGCCCGTTCGGCGCCCCAGGCTTCCTGTTCCTCGACCCACCCGACCACACCCGGCTGCGCCGGCTGGTCAGCAAGGCCTTCTCGCCCAGGGTGGTCAAGGCGCTCGAGCCCGATATCACCGGGTTTGTCGACGGGCTGTTGGACAAGGTCGCCGACTCGGACCACTTCGACGTCATTGAGGCGCTGGCCCATCCGTTGCCGGTCGCGGTGATATGCCGGCTGTTAGGAGTGCCGATCGAGGACGAGCCTCAATTCAGCTCGGCCTCAACCCTTCTGGCGCAGGGATTGGACCCATTTGTCACCTTCACCGGGGAGACGCAGGGTCTGGAGCAGCGGCTGGAGGCCGGATTGTGGCTGCGAGATTACCTACGCGAGCTACTCGAGCAGCGGCGCGCGCAGCCTGCCGACGACTTGATGTCGGCGCTGATCTCCGTCGAGGAATCCGGTGACCAGCTGACCGAGGAAGAGATCATCGCGACTTGCAACCTGCTGCTGATCGCAGGCCATGAGACGACGGTGAACCTGATTGCCAACGCGATTCTGGCAATGCTGCGCAACCGCGAGCGTTGGACGGCGTTGGGTACCGATTCGAGCCGAGCGGGCGCGATCATCGAGGAAACACTGCGCTATGACCCGCCGGTGCAGTTGGTCAGCCGGGTCGCCGGCGCCGATATGACGATCGGCGACATCTCGCCCGGCGGGCAGGAGCGAAGCGACCGGGGGATCATTAAGGTGCCCAAGGGCGACATCATGATGCTGCTGCTAGCCGCCGCGCATCGCGATCCGGCCGCCGTCGACCGCCCCGACGAATTCGACCCGACCCGCGGCTCGATCCGCCACCTCGCGTTCGGGCACGGGGCGCACTTCTGCCTGGGTGCTCCGTTGGCCCGGATGGAAGCCGCGGTGGCACTTTCCGCGGTGACCAAGCGCTTCCCAGATGCTCGGCTGGCCGAGGAACCGGTCTACAAGCCGCACGTCACCTTACGGGGGATGGCCCGCCTCGACGTCGTGGTGTAA
- a CDS encoding nucleoside deaminase has translation MISDSEVIRAAISAAELTGPDDVPIGAVVFGPDGTELARAANAREQLGDPTAHAEIIALRAAAQVYGDGWRLQGATLAVTVEPCTMCAGALVMARVARVVFGAWEPKTGAVGSLWDVVRDRRLTHRPQVRGGVLAQECAALLEGFFARHRDLG, from the coding sequence GTGATCTCTGATTCTGAAGTGATTCGCGCGGCGATTTCTGCCGCGGAATTGACCGGGCCCGACGACGTGCCGATCGGTGCGGTGGTGTTCGGTCCAGACGGTACGGAACTGGCCCGCGCGGCCAATGCCCGCGAACAACTCGGTGATCCCACCGCACACGCCGAGATCATCGCGTTGCGGGCGGCTGCCCAGGTCTACGGCGACGGTTGGCGGCTGCAGGGGGCGACGCTGGCGGTGACCGTCGAACCGTGCACGATGTGCGCGGGCGCTTTGGTGATGGCGCGGGTGGCGCGGGTGGTATTCGGCGCGTGGGAGCCCAAAACCGGTGCAGTAGGCTCACTTTGGGATGTGGTGCGCGACCGGCGGCTGACGCATCGGCCGCAGGTGCGCGGGGGAGTGCTGGCGCAGGAGTGCGCCGCCCTACTGGAGGGGTTCTTTGCCCGTCACCGCGATTTGGGTTAG
- a CDS encoding haloalkane dehalogenase: MQSLRTPDDRFTEIPNFPYSPRYCELDDDEGGRVRVAWIEDGPADADPILLLHGEPSWSFLYRNMIPVLVAAGHRVICPDLVGFGRSDKPTRREDHTYARHVEWMRACAFDVLDLHRVTLFGQDWGGLIGLRLAAENPDRFARIVVANTGLPTGDFNMPEVWWQFREAIQTSPNIDVGRFVDSGCQRPMADDVREAYNAPFPDDSFCAGPRAMPGLVPTTPDDPASEANRSAWSVLSASSIPMLVAFSDGDPITGAMAPIFQQMPGAQGRDHPTIHGAGHFLQEDAGKELAAHMVRFLESDAG, from the coding sequence GTGCAGAGCTTGCGAACACCGGACGATCGATTTACTGAAATCCCCAATTTCCCTTATTCGCCGCGCTATTGCGAGCTCGACGATGATGAAGGGGGTCGCGTCCGGGTGGCTTGGATCGAAGACGGGCCCGCCGATGCCGACCCGATTCTGTTGTTGCATGGCGAACCGTCCTGGTCGTTTTTGTACCGCAACATGATTCCGGTGTTGGTCGCCGCCGGGCATCGGGTGATCTGCCCGGATCTGGTCGGGTTCGGCCGATCCGACAAGCCCACCCGCCGCGAGGATCATACTTACGCCCGCCACGTCGAATGGATGCGCGCGTGCGCGTTCGATGTCCTCGATCTGCACCGCGTGACTCTGTTCGGTCAGGACTGGGGCGGGCTGATCGGGCTGCGGCTCGCGGCCGAGAATCCGGACCGGTTTGCCCGCATCGTCGTCGCCAACACCGGGCTGCCGACGGGCGACTTCAACATGCCGGAGGTGTGGTGGCAATTCCGCGAGGCGATCCAGACCTCCCCGAACATCGATGTGGGGCGGTTCGTCGACTCGGGCTGCCAGCGGCCGATGGCGGATGACGTGCGGGAGGCTTATAACGCACCGTTCCCCGACGACAGCTTCTGCGCCGGTCCGCGCGCGATGCCTGGGCTGGTGCCGACCACCCCGGACGATCCCGCCTCCGAGGCCAACCGCAGCGCGTGGTCGGTCTTGTCGGCCAGCTCGATCCCGATGCTGGTCGCGTTCAGCGACGGTGACCCGATCACCGGCGCGATGGCACCGATCTTCCAACAGATGCCCGGTGCTCAGGGTCGGGATCACCCGACCATTCACGGCGCCGGGCATTTCCTGCAAGAGGATGCCGGTAAGGAGCTTGCCGCCCACATGGTGCGGTTCCTGGAGTCAGACGCTGGTTAG
- a CDS encoding ABC transporter permease: MNYLLTHLDKAWALTVIHLRLSLVPVVLGLVIAVPLGAYVWRTTALRRLTTVTASIIFTIPSLALFVVLPLIIPTRILDETNVIVALTIYTTALLVRAVPEALDAVPGQVRDAATAVGYTRLKRMLKIDLPLSLPVLIAGLRVVAVTNISMVSVGSVIGIGGLGTWFTEGYQADKSGQIIAGIIAIFLLAIVVDVLILLAGRLITPWARVKVSS, from the coding sequence ATGAATTACCTGCTGACCCATCTCGACAAAGCGTGGGCGCTGACGGTCATCCACCTGCGGCTGTCGCTGGTCCCGGTGGTGCTCGGCCTGGTGATCGCGGTACCGCTGGGCGCTTACGTGTGGCGCACCACGGCGCTGCGCCGGCTGACCACCGTGACGGCGAGCATCATCTTCACGATCCCGTCGCTGGCGCTGTTCGTGGTGCTGCCGCTGATCATCCCGACCCGCATCCTCGACGAGACCAATGTGATCGTCGCGCTCACCATCTACACCACCGCGCTGCTGGTGCGAGCCGTGCCTGAGGCACTCGACGCGGTACCGGGCCAGGTGCGTGACGCCGCCACTGCCGTCGGCTACACCAGGCTGAAGCGGATGCTCAAAATTGATCTGCCCCTGTCGCTTCCAGTCCTCATCGCCGGCCTGCGCGTGGTCGCGGTGACCAACATTTCGATGGTGTCGGTCGGTTCGGTGATCGGGATCGGCGGGCTGGGGACCTGGTTCACCGAGGGCTACCAGGCCGACAAGAGCGGCCAGATCATCGCCGGCATCATCGCGATCTTCCTGCTGGCGATCGTCGTCGACGTGCTGATCCTGCTCGCCGGCCGGCTGATCACGCCCTGGGCCCGGGTGAAGGTGTCGTCATGA
- a CDS encoding WS/DGAT/MGAT family O-acyltransferase, translating into MELMSPTDSMFLLAESREHPMHVGGLQLFEPPEGAGPEFLADIYAEMLADNDVQPTFRKHPGELFGGIANLTWSFDRDIDLEYHLRRSALPSPGRVRELLELTSRLHGSLLDRHRPLWETHLVEGLNDGRVAVYTKVHHSLLDGVSAVKLMRRSLSTDPQDTEVRAPYSLPPRQRAREKRSVTPVSELKRLAGSIAGLAPSALTVARAGLLEQQLTLPFGAPKTMFNVSIGGARRVAAQSWPIKRIVAIKDAAGVTVNDVILAMCAGALRAYLIEHDALPDRPLIAMVPVNLRSENDSSGGNQVGSILCSLATDLSDPAERLATIQASISGNKEVFSQLPRMQQLALSAFNVAPLALTLLPALAAAAQPPFNIVISNVPGSREPLYWRGARLDGNYPLSIALDGQALNITLSNNADNLDFGLVGCRRSIPHLQRLLGQLEDSLTALEEAVGV; encoded by the coding sequence ATGGAGCTGATGTCGCCGACTGATTCGATGTTTTTGCTGGCCGAGTCGCGTGAACACCCGATGCACGTCGGCGGCTTGCAATTGTTCGAGCCACCCGAGGGCGCCGGACCGGAATTCCTCGCCGACATCTACGCCGAGATGCTCGCCGACAACGACGTCCAGCCCACGTTCCGCAAGCATCCGGGTGAGCTATTCGGCGGCATCGCCAACCTCACCTGGTCGTTCGACCGAGACATCGACCTCGAGTACCACCTGCGCCGCTCGGCCCTTCCCTCGCCCGGTCGAGTCCGCGAACTGCTCGAGCTCACCTCGCGGCTGCACGGCAGCCTGCTGGACCGGCACCGCCCGCTGTGGGAAACCCACCTCGTCGAGGGGCTCAACGATGGGCGGGTCGCCGTCTACACCAAGGTCCACCATTCGCTGCTTGACGGCGTCTCGGCGGTGAAGCTCATGCGTCGCTCGCTGTCCACGGATCCGCAAGACACCGAGGTCCGGGCGCCGTACAGCCTCCCGCCGCGTCAACGCGCCAGGGAGAAGCGCAGTGTGACACCGGTGAGTGAGCTGAAGCGACTGGCCGGATCGATCGCCGGCCTGGCGCCCTCGGCGTTGACCGTGGCCCGCGCCGGCCTGCTCGAGCAACAGCTGACGTTGCCGTTCGGGGCGCCCAAGACGATGTTCAACGTGTCCATCGGCGGGGCCCGTCGGGTGGCGGCGCAGTCCTGGCCCATCAAACGCATCGTCGCCATCAAGGACGCTGCCGGCGTCACCGTCAACGACGTCATCCTGGCGATGTGTGCGGGCGCCCTACGCGCGTACCTCATTGAGCACGACGCGCTGCCTGACCGGCCGCTCATCGCCATGGTCCCGGTCAATCTGCGCTCCGAGAACGACTCCAGCGGCGGAAATCAGGTGGGCAGCATCCTGTGCAGCCTAGCCACCGATCTGAGCGATCCTGCGGAACGTCTGGCCACGATCCAGGCGTCGATCAGCGGCAACAAGGAAGTGTTCTCGCAGTTACCGAGAATGCAGCAGCTCGCCCTGTCGGCGTTCAACGTCGCACCACTGGCGCTGACCCTGTTGCCGGCGCTCGCGGCCGCGGCCCAGCCGCCGTTCAACATCGTGATCTCCAACGTGCCCGGCTCCCGTGAGCCGCTGTATTGGCGCGGGGCTCGGCTCGACGGCAACTACCCCCTGTCGATCGCACTGGACGGCCAGGCCCTGAACATCACGCTGTCCAACAACGCCGACAATCTCGACTTCGGACTGGTTGGCTGCCGGCGCAGCATCCCGCACCTGCAGCGGCTGCTGGGTCAGCTGGAAGACTCCCTGACCGCGCTCGAAGAGGCAGTCGGAGTCTAG
- a CDS encoding tRNA adenosine deaminase-associated protein — MAAQRAQNSPGSDTPDGFAIAVVREDGKWRCSVMSAKVLTSLSAAETELRELRSAGAVFGLLDIDDEFFLIVRPAPSGTRLLLSDATAALDYDIAAEALETLDADIAPDDLEDADPFEEGDLGVLADIGLPEAVLSVILDEIDLYADEQLGRIAREMGFADELAAVLDRLER; from the coding sequence ATGGCGGCACAGCGAGCGCAGAACAGCCCGGGGTCGGACACCCCGGATGGCTTCGCAATTGCTGTAGTTCGCGAGGACGGTAAGTGGCGTTGCTCGGTGATGAGCGCGAAGGTGCTGACCAGCCTGAGTGCTGCCGAGACGGAGTTGCGAGAATTGCGCAGTGCCGGTGCGGTATTCGGGCTGCTAGACATCGACGACGAGTTTTTCCTGATCGTGCGGCCCGCTCCGTCGGGCACCCGGCTGCTGCTGTCGGACGCGACGGCGGCCCTGGATTACGACATTGCCGCCGAGGCGCTGGAGACATTGGACGCCGATATTGCGCCCGACGACCTCGAGGATGCCGACCCCTTCGAGGAGGGTGATCTGGGCGTGCTGGCCGATATCGGGCTGCCAGAAGCGGTGCTGAGCGTCATCCTCGACGAGATCGATCTGTATGCCGACGAACAGCTGGGCCGGATCGCGCGGGAGATGGGTTTTGCCGACGAGCTGGCAGCTGTGCTCGACCGCCTCGAGCGGTGA
- the tgt gene encoding tRNA guanosine(34) transglycosylase Tgt, whose translation MPFFTVDVELAGRRGRSGVIHTPHGDIHTPAFVAVGTKATVKAVLPETMRELGAQAVLANAYHLYLQPGPDIVDEAGGLGAFMNWPGPTFTDSGGFQVLSLGAGFRKVLSMDANRAQADDVIAEGKQRLAHVDDDGVTFISHLDGSTHRFTPEVSMQIQHKIGADIIFAFDELTTLVNTRGYQEESVARTQAWAVRCLTEHRRLTAQRPERPSQALFGVVQGAQYEDLRRQASRDLAGIVDADGRGFDGYGIGGALEKQNLATIVGWCTDELPDEKPRHLLGISEPDDLFAAVAAGADTFDCVSPSRVARNAAVYSPTGRFNITGARYRRDFTPIDADCDCYTCGNYTRAYLHHLFKAKEILSATLCTIHNERFIIRLVDQIRAAIGAGEFDDLRDHVLGQYYGHSTRAE comes from the coding sequence GTGCCGTTCTTCACCGTCGACGTCGAGCTAGCTGGCCGTCGTGGGCGCAGCGGCGTGATCCACACCCCGCACGGCGATATCCACACCCCGGCGTTCGTCGCGGTCGGCACCAAAGCGACGGTCAAGGCGGTACTACCGGAGACGATGCGTGAGCTCGGCGCGCAGGCCGTGCTCGCCAACGCCTACCACCTGTACCTGCAGCCTGGACCCGACATCGTCGATGAGGCGGGTGGCCTTGGCGCGTTCATGAACTGGCCCGGGCCGACATTCACCGACAGCGGCGGGTTTCAGGTGCTCTCGCTGGGAGCGGGTTTCCGCAAGGTGCTGTCGATGGATGCCAATCGGGCGCAGGCCGACGATGTGATCGCCGAAGGCAAGCAACGTCTAGCCCACGTCGACGACGACGGGGTGACGTTCATCTCGCATCTCGATGGATCGACGCATCGGTTCACCCCTGAGGTGTCGATGCAGATTCAGCACAAGATCGGCGCCGACATCATTTTCGCCTTCGACGAGCTGACGACGTTGGTGAATACCCGTGGCTACCAAGAGGAATCGGTGGCCCGCACCCAGGCGTGGGCGGTGCGCTGCCTCACCGAACACCGCCGGCTCACTGCGCAGCGTCCGGAGCGGCCGAGTCAGGCGCTGTTCGGTGTGGTGCAGGGCGCGCAGTACGAAGATCTGCGCCGCCAGGCGTCCCGGGATTTGGCGGGCATCGTCGATGCCGACGGGCGCGGCTTTGACGGGTACGGCATCGGGGGTGCGCTGGAGAAGCAGAACCTGGCCACGATCGTCGGCTGGTGCACCGACGAGCTGCCCGACGAGAAGCCCCGTCACCTGTTGGGGATCAGTGAACCCGACGATCTGTTTGCCGCCGTCGCCGCCGGCGCCGACACCTTCGACTGTGTGTCGCCGTCACGGGTGGCGCGTAATGCGGCGGTCTACTCGCCGACGGGCCGGTTCAACATCACCGGCGCGCGCTACCGCCGTGATTTCACCCCGATCGACGCGGACTGCGATTGCTATACCTGCGGCAACTACACCAGGGCCTACCTGCACCATCTGTTCAAGGCCAAGGAGATCCTGTCAGCGACGCTGTGCACGATCCACAACGAGCGGTTCATCATCCGGCTGGTCGATCAGATCCGCGCGGCGATCGGCGCCGGCGAATTCGACGATCTGCGCGATCACGTCCTCGGCCAGTACTACGGGCATTCAACGCGTGCAGAATAG
- a CDS encoding lipoprotein LpqH, producing MKRGLVVTVAGAAVLVAGLSGCSKDDNKSTSTTTAKATTSAAATSSAAGTATATAGADSTKVTIDGQAQNVQGSVVCATAGGNINIAIGEAMTGIAAVLSGDGTSVVSVGLGNVNGVTLGYTQGVPGGANATATKDGNTYKISGTATGVDMANPTQPVTKPFEIQVTCP from the coding sequence GTGAAGCGTGGATTGGTGGTGACCGTAGCCGGCGCCGCAGTCTTGGTGGCCGGGTTGTCCGGTTGTTCCAAGGACGACAACAAGTCGACGTCGACGACGACCGCGAAAGCGACTACTTCCGCGGCGGCGACAAGCAGCGCAGCCGGAACTGCCACCGCAACCGCCGGTGCCGACAGCACCAAGGTGACGATCGACGGCCAGGCACAGAACGTCCAGGGTTCGGTCGTGTGCGCGACGGCCGGCGGCAATATCAACATAGCGATCGGCGAGGCCATGACCGGCATAGCCGCTGTGCTCTCGGGCGATGGCACCTCGGTGGTGTCTGTCGGGCTCGGCAACGTCAACGGCGTCACCCTGGGCTACACGCAGGGTGTGCCCGGTGGAGCCAATGCGACCGCCACCAAGGACGGCAACACCTACAAGATCAGCGGAACCGCAACGGGTGTGGACATGGCCAACCCGACGCAGCCGGTGACCAAACCCTTCGAGATCCAGGTCACCTGCCCGTAG
- a CDS encoding CheR family methyltransferase, producing the protein MVAIILSELIGADRDRPAQVFANDIDDRHWRSLARGVYPQSALADVPDVPIARYFHAVEEGYEADNQRRDMIVFARHNRVSGGRRPRRHHRGLRRRSIPARPLPPR; encoded by the coding sequence GTGGTCGCGATCATCTTGTCGGAGTTGATCGGTGCCGACCGGGACCGCCCCGCACAGGTTTTCGCCAACGATATCGATGACCGGCACTGGCGATCGCTCGCCCGGGGTGTCTACCCGCAATCGGCTTTGGCCGATGTGCCCGACGTCCCCATCGCCCGTTACTTCCATGCCGTCGAGGAAGGCTACGAAGCGGACAACCAACGACGGGACATGATCGTGTTCGCGCGACACAACCGGGTCAGTGGTGGCCGCCGCCCCCGCCGCCACCACCGTGGTCTCCGCCGCCGTTCCATCCCGGCTCGGCCACTTCCGCCTCGGTGA